A genomic segment from Neobacillus sp. YX16 encodes:
- a CDS encoding LysR family transcriptional regulator, which produces MSLAKFEIFSTVVELGSLTKAGEILGLSQSAVSHAITSLESEWGFSILNRGRSGIHLTSNGERLLKYIREILKWNEEMIQEIANIKGLEIGTVRIGTISSVSIHWLPEIMKIFNEAHPTIEVKLLEGDYDAVEHWISTGLVDFGFVSLPTSQNFEMIPLKKDRMLCILSNEHPLAEQNELSFEMIKEEPLIKSKKGSDNDLKRILKENNITPNIKFELSDDQAIISMVRNGLGISILPEMVLHRVPTNVRTLKLEGENYRTIGIAATSFKTLAPATKKFIEYLKSWLNEPPHFKTER; this is translated from the coding sequence CTGTCTCTTGCTAAGTTTGAGATATTTAGTACTGTTGTGGAATTAGGGAGCCTTACGAAAGCCGGTGAAATACTAGGATTAAGTCAATCTGCTGTGAGTCATGCCATTACCAGCCTCGAATCAGAATGGGGATTTTCTATACTCAATCGAGGTCGCTCAGGAATCCATTTGACCAGTAACGGGGAGCGCCTCTTAAAGTACATACGTGAAATTCTAAAGTGGAACGAAGAAATGATTCAAGAAATAGCTAATATCAAAGGGCTGGAAATCGGTACAGTACGGATTGGAACGATTTCAAGTGTGTCCATTCACTGGCTCCCTGAAATCATGAAAATATTTAATGAGGCTCACCCTACTATCGAGGTTAAACTCCTGGAGGGGGATTACGATGCCGTCGAGCATTGGATATCAACTGGTTTGGTTGATTTTGGTTTTGTGTCTCTACCGACTTCGCAAAACTTTGAAATGATTCCCTTAAAAAAAGATAGAATGCTCTGTATCCTCTCTAATGAACACCCTCTTGCCGAACAAAATGAGCTTAGTTTTGAAATGATCAAAGAAGAGCCTCTAATCAAGTCGAAAAAAGGGAGCGATAACGACCTAAAACGAATTTTAAAAGAAAACAATATTACTCCAAATATAAAATTTGAACTTTCAGATGACCAAGCCATTATTTCAATGGTTAGAAATGGTCTGGGAATCAGTATCCTTCCTGAGATGGTTTTACATCGAGTTCCAACGAACGTTCGAACTCTTAAGTTAGAGGGAGAAAATTATCGTACAATTGGTATTGCGGCTACATCTTTTAAAACCCTAGCTCCAGCTACGAAAAAGTTCATTGAATATCTGAAATCATGGTTAAATGAGCCTCCACATTTTAAAACAGAAAGGTAA
- a CDS encoding DMT family transporter: MNQNKLSGRVNGIGSDTQLKADFMMLIVTLIWGSSYLFMKMGLDSFQGFNLIALRFGIAFILAGAVFYKRLIHIDTKTCFYGFLLGSILFFIMSVVTIGLKFTSISNAGFLFSLSVVFVPLLLAIFFRKKPEKKVVFGVGVSITGIALLTLNNELAINSGDFLIILGAVFYAIFIIVTDRLTKNVDSITLGILQLGFTGAWGLLFSLFFEKPHLPNTTESWVAILALSILCSAIGFIGQAYAQNYTTPTHTGLIFSLEPVFAALFAFIFVGETLPAKGYLGAILILIGVLMAKIHFKKPFMRKRFNQTVDGSEA; the protein is encoded by the coding sequence ATGAATCAGAATAAATTGTCTGGGAGAGTAAATGGGATAGGATCAGACACTCAATTAAAAGCAGATTTCATGATGCTGATCGTTACTTTGATTTGGGGTTCATCTTATTTGTTTATGAAGATGGGTCTCGATTCTTTTCAAGGGTTTAATTTGATAGCATTACGATTTGGCATAGCCTTTATTTTAGCCGGAGCTGTATTTTACAAGCGTTTAATACATATTGATACTAAAACTTGTTTTTATGGATTTTTATTAGGATCAATCTTGTTCTTCATAATGTCTGTTGTTACGATCGGATTGAAATTCACATCTATCTCTAATGCAGGATTTTTATTTAGTCTTTCAGTGGTATTTGTCCCATTGTTATTAGCAATCTTTTTCAGAAAAAAACCAGAAAAAAAAGTTGTTTTTGGCGTGGGCGTCTCTATTACAGGAATTGCTCTTTTAACATTAAATAATGAATTAGCAATTAATTCCGGAGACTTCTTAATCATATTAGGTGCAGTATTTTATGCCATTTTCATCATTGTAACTGATAGGTTAACGAAAAATGTTGATTCCATCACACTGGGGATTTTACAACTCGGCTTTACTGGGGCATGGGGGTTACTATTTTCATTATTTTTCGAAAAGCCACATCTTCCTAACACAACGGAATCATGGGTTGCTATATTGGCTTTGAGCATACTTTGTAGTGCAATTGGATTTATCGGTCAAGCCTATGCACAAAACTATACCACACCAACGCACACAGGTCTTATATTTTCATTAGAACCCGTTTTCGCTGCATTATTTGCTTTTATTTTCGTAGGTGAAACACTCCCAGCCAAAGGGTATTTAGGGGCCATTCTTATCTTAATAGGTGTCTTAATGGCTAAGATCCATTTTAAAAAGCCCTTTATGAGAAAAAGATTCAATCAAACAGTTGACGGTTCTGAAGCCTAA
- a CDS encoding low molecular weight protein-tyrosine-phosphatase, producing MINVLFVCLGNICRSPMAEGVFRDLLKKENLSSKVSVDSAATSSWHIGSPPHKGTLAIFKKYNISADGLVGRLLTKEDFETFDYIIGMDESNVRNIFEITGKPKHPKIIRLLDLTEHNKDVPDPYYTGDFEETYKLVTEGCQALLAKIRNDQNLN from the coding sequence ATGATTAATGTATTATTTGTGTGTTTGGGAAACATTTGCCGTTCACCGATGGCTGAGGGAGTGTTTCGTGACTTACTGAAAAAAGAAAATTTGTCTAGCAAAGTCAGCGTTGATTCAGCTGCTACAAGTTCCTGGCATATTGGCTCTCCACCGCACAAAGGAACACTTGCAATCTTTAAAAAATACAACATTTCAGCAGACGGTCTAGTCGGTCGCCTATTGACAAAGGAAGACTTTGAAACGTTCGACTATATCATTGGGATGGATGAGAGCAATGTAAGGAACATATTCGAGATCACTGGTAAACCGAAGCATCCGAAAATTATCCGCCTGCTCGATCTAACGGAACATAACAAAGATGTTCCTGATCCTTATTACACAGGAGACTTTGAAGAAACCTATAAGCTGGTTACAGAAGGCTGTCAGGCTTTACTCGCAAAAATTCGTAATGATCAAAACTTAAACTAA
- a CDS encoding cell division protein FtsZ, producing MKSIGILGVGQAGGNIAEIASALNFPTALINTNQRDGVVNTRVEKKFFVPGYNGAGQDRSLGLRALQENYKEIIDFVNSSFKNINLLLVAFSTDGGTGSGMSPMLIDLLIDQLPGIKVGAIAVIPERNVLAGNRINTAECIEELSNIEGISSVFLVDNDQMRKLKPQSSKHEIYLSANLQAIESINHLLKITKKSSFFGNFDETDLMNILGSRGVTIISSAPITEAKNTSEVSKKVQVSWENSIFCPVESQGVIRAGLIYEGPETLSKLINVPSIFERVGEPLQLFEGTYITESDPTITTILAGLSFPTRRMLSVEESIEKNKERLQDLVKKENTQNYESGIRWASNLKLIKQERKPVSITSKLNKYQK from the coding sequence GTGAAATCGATTGGAATCTTGGGCGTAGGTCAAGCAGGCGGGAATATTGCGGAAATTGCATCAGCCTTGAATTTTCCAACAGCTCTCATTAATACGAATCAACGAGATGGTGTTGTAAATACCCGGGTCGAAAAAAAGTTTTTTGTTCCAGGATATAATGGTGCCGGTCAAGATCGTTCATTAGGATTAAGGGCGCTTCAGGAAAACTATAAGGAGATTATTGATTTTGTTAACAGCTCCTTTAAAAACATCAATCTTCTATTAGTGGCTTTTTCAACGGACGGGGGTACGGGTTCTGGGATGAGTCCGATGCTAATTGATCTGTTAATCGATCAGTTGCCTGGTATCAAGGTCGGGGCAATCGCGGTTATCCCTGAACGAAATGTATTGGCGGGAAATCGCATTAATACCGCGGAGTGTATCGAAGAACTTTCCAATATCGAAGGCATTTCGTCTGTCTTCCTCGTTGACAATGATCAAATGCGTAAATTGAAACCACAATCCAGCAAACACGAAATTTACCTTTCTGCCAATCTTCAAGCTATAGAGTCTATTAACCATCTTCTGAAAATAACGAAGAAGAGTTCATTCTTTGGCAATTTTGATGAAACAGATCTAATGAATATCCTTGGATCCAGAGGTGTAACGATTATTTCTTCCGCTCCGATTACGGAAGCGAAAAATACCTCGGAGGTCTCAAAGAAAGTGCAGGTTTCTTGGGAGAACTCGATTTTCTGTCCAGTTGAATCGCAAGGGGTAATCCGTGCTGGACTGATTTATGAAGGGCCAGAGACCCTTTCAAAACTGATAAATGTACCATCTATCTTTGAAAGGGTGGGGGAACCGCTGCAATTATTCGAAGGAACCTATATCACAGAATCTGACCCTACCATCACAACCATTCTTGCTGGACTATCCTTCCCAACTCGCCGGATGCTCTCCGTAGAAGAATCCATAGAAAAGAATAAAGAACGATTACAGGACCTCGTAAAAAAGGAAAATACTCAAAATTACGAGTCAGGAATCCGTTGGGCCTCCAACTTAAAACTGATTAAACAAGAAAGAAAGCCAGTATCAATCACTTCCAAATTAAATAAGTATCAAAAGTAA
- a CDS encoding processed acidic surface protein: MVYMKTLLICFLSFSFMFYAPSAIAAPPENELNQYLSGIGWTKKDLLDYLEYYEIPLDEFSTVEELKEILGTPINSKNFQELLTKYDLTEKELNDLFDHFEDSLNEYKFIEDLDASVEFYVNYDDYMAETEKALAEFGITEEESERFFNYLTEVEEKNKDQLDQIATNDTLWEKFLGVEDPSQLSDEEMDEMVRILEEVISLYEIKVNYQVDGKAVTLKDLMKMQEPPGSLSASVYSISGELLIDFTIPKEYFESLEVIEAEEDLLHLGEISDDYVDHMHEEKYEAAGKRLK; this comes from the coding sequence ATGGTCTATATGAAGACTTTGCTAATTTGCTTCCTCTCTTTTTCATTCATGTTTTATGCACCGTCAGCCATAGCAGCACCTCCAGAAAATGAATTAAACCAATATCTTTCTGGAATTGGATGGACAAAAAAGGATTTACTGGATTATCTCGAGTATTATGAAATCCCATTGGATGAATTTAGCACAGTGGAAGAGCTTAAAGAAATTCTTGGGACTCCTATTAACTCGAAAAACTTTCAGGAGTTATTAACTAAATATGATCTCACCGAAAAAGAATTAAATGACTTATTTGACCACTTTGAAGACTCCTTAAATGAATATAAATTTATCGAGGATTTGGATGCATCTGTTGAGTTTTATGTTAACTATGATGATTACATGGCAGAGACAGAAAAAGCTTTGGCTGAATTTGGGATAACAGAAGAAGAATCAGAAAGATTTTTCAATTATTTAACAGAAGTAGAAGAAAAAAATAAAGATCAACTAGACCAAATTGCAACAAATGATACACTTTGGGAAAAATTTTTAGGTGTAGAAGATCCTTCTCAATTAAGCGATGAAGAAATGGATGAAATGGTTCGTATACTAGAAGAAGTCATTTCACTGTATGAAATAAAAGTCAATTATCAAGTTGACGGAAAAGCTGTAACATTAAAGGATTTAATGAAAATGCAAGAACCTCCAGGGAGTTTATCTGCCAGTGTCTATAGTATTTCGGGAGAGCTGTTAATCGATTTTACCATCCCTAAAGAATATTTTGAATCGCTTGAAGTAATAGAAGCTGAAGAAGATTTACTTCATTTAGGAGAGATTTCAGATGATTATGTCGATCATATGCATGAAGAAAAATATGAGGCTGCTGGAAAACGTTTAAAATAA
- a CDS encoding DUF3231 family protein, whose translation MEHNAKLVSSEVAALWGSYMQNSMAFCIIQHFQIVNEDQDSTNIIQTALTDCNFVLSEIKHLFEMENHAVPFGFTQEDVNLKAGRLYSDLFTLRYIKYMAAAGTAASAALLEVLARKDVRDLFSIVSQRFMQLYNNTCDILLKKGAFIRSPTIPPMERAEYLQDDSFLSGLIGKHRPLTVVELAHISKNTETNSIGRTFVGGFSQVAQLPEVRKYMERGVEIAAKHETVFREILIEDGVPLPSSWDATISQSIDPPFSDKLMMFHTSSITAISVAGYGAAMGASLRKDLGGHYTRLVSEILQYGNDGVKLMIKNRWLEQPPQNVDREALRNRSV comes from the coding sequence ATGGAACATAACGCAAAACTTGTTTCTTCTGAAGTTGCGGCATTATGGGGATCTTATATGCAAAATTCCATGGCTTTTTGCATAATACAGCATTTTCAAATTGTAAATGAAGATCAAGATTCCACAAACATTATCCAAACTGCCTTAACGGATTGTAATTTTGTTTTAAGTGAAATCAAACATCTATTTGAAATGGAGAATCATGCGGTCCCTTTCGGATTCACTCAAGAAGATGTAAATTTAAAAGCTGGAAGGCTTTATTCAGACCTTTTTACGTTGCGGTATATAAAATATATGGCTGCCGCTGGAACTGCCGCTTCCGCTGCTTTACTTGAAGTATTAGCAAGAAAAGATGTCAGAGATCTTTTTTCAATTGTTTCTCAAAGGTTTATGCAACTATATAACAATACCTGTGACATTCTACTTAAAAAAGGGGCATTTATTCGATCTCCAACCATTCCGCCAATGGAAAGAGCGGAATATCTTCAAGATGATTCCTTTTTATCAGGGTTAATAGGGAAGCATAGACCACTTACAGTGGTTGAATTAGCTCATATTTCTAAAAACACGGAGACGAACTCAATTGGGAGAACGTTTGTCGGAGGTTTTTCTCAAGTTGCCCAATTGCCTGAAGTGAGAAAATATATGGAGAGAGGCGTAGAAATAGCTGCAAAGCATGAAACTGTGTTTCGAGAAATATTAATTGAAGACGGAGTTCCCCTACCGAGTTCTTGGGATGCGACTATATCGCAATCCATCGATCCACCATTTTCAGATAAGTTAATGATGTTTCACACAAGCAGCATAACTGCTATTAGTGTAGCGGGATATGGGGCTGCGATGGGAGCTAGTCTAAGAAAAGATTTGGGCGGACACTACACAAGACTAGTGTCCGAAATACTTCAATATGGAAATGATGGTGTAAAATTAATGATTAAAAACAGATGGCTTGAGCAACCGCCACAAAATGTGGACAGAGAAGCATTAAGGAATAGAAGTGTTTAA
- a CDS encoding peroxiredoxin codes for MELRPDDTLENCVLPFCAQTTDFAPLFVTEAYDNVEKKIKEVRLESYRGKWVILFFYASDFTFVUPTELAAVAAIYDQLKFLNTEVLAISTDSVYSHKIFTEVSPSASKVLFPLLSDRTHKISKAYRVLNERTGATFRATIIIDPEGTIVTKFVNPLEVGRNVYEIIRVIQGIQYSRRTGEGVPANWVPGQPGIIRDPKYIGRI; via the coding sequence ATGGAATTAAGACCTGACGATACTCTAGAAAACTGTGTTCTACCTTTTTGTGCACAAACAACGGATTTTGCCCCCTTATTTGTGACTGAAGCTTACGACAATGTAGAAAAGAAAATAAAAGAAGTTCGTCTGGAAAGCTATCGTGGAAAATGGGTTATCTTATTTTTCTATGCAAGTGATTTCACTTTTGTTTGACCGACAGAGTTGGCAGCGGTCGCTGCCATTTATGATCAACTGAAGTTTCTAAATACAGAAGTCCTTGCTATAAGTACAGACAGTGTATATTCCCATAAAATTTTTACTGAAGTTTCTCCTTCTGCTTCAAAAGTTCTGTTTCCGCTCTTAAGTGACCGAACACATAAAATTAGTAAAGCATATAGAGTGCTAAATGAAAGAACTGGGGCTACATTTAGGGCAACCATCATTATAGATCCAGAAGGAACGATTGTTACCAAATTCGTAAATCCTTTAGAAGTCGGTCGAAATGTTTACGAAATTATACGGGTAATTCAAGGGATACAATATAGTAGAAGGACTGGAGAAGGAGTCCCTGCTAATTGGGTCCCAGGTCAACCTGGAATTATTAGGGATCCAAAGTACATTGGTAGGATTTAA
- a CDS encoding DUF3231 family protein — protein sequence MVEHLPKITSAEISMLWSTHIGDTMSICVLKHFLQTCEDQDVIPIIKLALSYSLEHVAQISDIFSEEGIPLPNGFGDQDVNLQAKKIFSDVTYMRYLHHMGRTGLNSYSLAKSVSARKDIRNLFKQFSNQTETLYDRNVELMQEKGVFIRAPYISYPDKIEYVTEKKFLGGLVGHRRPLLGIEIAHLGVKYRSGKCRKNHAFRI from the coding sequence ATGGTAGAACACTTACCTAAAATAACATCTGCTGAAATTTCGATGTTATGGAGTACCCATATTGGTGACACCATGTCTATTTGTGTTCTAAAACATTTTTTACAAACTTGCGAAGATCAGGATGTTATACCTATTATTAAACTTGCTCTTAGTTATTCTTTAGAACATGTGGCTCAAATATCGGATATATTTTCAGAAGAAGGTATTCCACTTCCTAATGGATTTGGAGACCAGGATGTGAATCTGCAAGCAAAGAAAATCTTTTCCGATGTAACTTATATGCGATACCTGCATCATATGGGTAGAACGGGATTGAATTCATACAGTTTGGCCAAGTCAGTTTCTGCCCGTAAAGATATCCGTAATTTATTCAAACAGTTTTCAAATCAAACAGAAACGTTGTATGACCGTAATGTAGAACTAATGCAGGAAAAAGGGGTTTTTATCCGAGCTCCATATATTTCTTATCCTGATAAAATTGAATATGTAACAGAGAAAAAATTCCTTGGTGGTCTAGTAGGACATCGCCGACCGCTCCTGGGAATAGAAATTGCCCATTTAGGTGTTAAATATCGAAGTGGCAAATGTCGCAAAAACCATGCTTTTAGGATTTAG
- a CDS encoding DUF3231 family protein produces MANVAKTMLLGFSQVAQSKKISDYFKEGYDLGKKMVEDFMIKLKEDDNSYPSTWDSTITNSTDPPFSDKLMLFHTNVQSAIGIGDFGLAIAASLRKDLTVNYEGYILRVGAYAVEGAKLLIDHGWFEKPPQSIDRESLRNQNK; encoded by the coding sequence GTGGCAAATGTCGCAAAAACCATGCTTTTAGGATTTAGCCAAGTCGCTCAGTCCAAAAAAATTAGTGATTACTTTAAAGAAGGATATGACTTAGGAAAGAAAATGGTGGAGGATTTTATGATAAAACTAAAAGAAGACGATAATTCTTATCCCTCTACATGGGATTCTACAATTACAAATAGCACTGACCCACCGTTTTCCGATAAATTAATGTTATTTCATACGAATGTACAAAGTGCCATTGGTATTGGAGATTTTGGACTTGCCATTGCAGCATCATTACGAAAGGATTTAACGGTCAATTATGAAGGTTATATTCTTAGAGTAGGGGCCTATGCTGTGGAAGGTGCAAAACTCTTAATTGATCATGGATGGTTTGAAAAACCTCCCCAATCCATTGATAGAGAATCACTTAGAAATCAAAATAAATAA
- a CDS encoding metal-sensitive transcriptional regulator: MDENINHDCHLHEERKSHHSDKVKKNITTRLNRIEGQIRGIKGLIEKDTYCDDVITQIAATQSALNSVAKILLEGHLKTCVLERINDGDTEVLDEVLLTIERLLKK, translated from the coding sequence ATGGATGAAAACATAAATCATGATTGCCACCTTCATGAAGAAAGAAAAAGCCATCATTCTGATAAGGTCAAGAAAAATATAACTACCCGTTTAAATCGAATTGAAGGTCAAATACGTGGTATTAAAGGATTAATTGAAAAAGATACTTATTGTGATGATGTCATTACGCAAATCGCAGCTACACAGTCTGCTTTAAACAGCGTAGCAAAGATTCTTCTAGAAGGACATTTAAAAACTTGTGTTTTAGAACGAATCAACGATGGGGATACCGAGGTTTTAGATGAGGTTCTCTTAACAATTGAAAGGTTATTGAAAAAATAG
- the copZ gene encoding copper chaperone CopZ, which produces MEKVTLNVSGMSCGHCVKAIEGSVGELTGVESVKVHLETGKVDVEFNPSDVALSKIKETIDDQGYDVE; this is translated from the coding sequence ATGGAAAAAGTAACATTAAACGTTAGTGGAATGTCTTGTGGTCATTGTGTAAAGGCTATTGAAGGAAGTGTTGGAGAATTAACAGGTGTAGAATCTGTAAAAGTTCATTTAGAAACTGGAAAAGTTGATGTAGAATTTAATCCTTCTGACGTAGCCTTAAGCAAAATTAAAGAAACAATTGATGATCAAGGATACGATGTAGAATAG